GCATGTTACAGTATATATCTTCCTTTTCAGCTTAATTATAGGGTTATGATGGCACAAACATACTTGCTTCACATTTCTGGTATATATTGTTTCAAGTTCTTATTTCCTCCCTATAAATAAAATCTGATGTAGATGAAAAGAAAGTAGAAGTAGAAGacatctgaaattgagtgtTGAAATGAAACCATGATTTTAATTTGGTCTCTGTGTATTAATTCTGTGGCAGTTGGGGGATAATGAGACAAGTTATTTGTATTCTGACAATAATATTGGACCAGATAAGTACAGCACAGGCAGTCATTTAAATGCTCACCTTCTCAAATTGAGAATAGAATATGAAGCCATATGGCTTGAAGTACCAGCTTCAGGCTTCAAAAGgacaaatatataatataaacttTGATCACTTCATATCATACGCAGACCAGACACACAGATCAATTCTGGCAAATTTGGATTCTCAGTAGAAATAATCTGTGAGATTGGCTGTGTCTGTTTCCTAAGTGTGCAATGTGATAGCAATTGATGATGTAATTTCTCAACTGTGAGCCCATGTGAAACCCTTCAATAGTTTCCAAGTTTCATAGTATAAATGTAATttaccatctctctctctctctctctctctctctctctctctctgaagaGTCTCTGTATGTTGGTTGTTGGACTTTGGGCCCTCTCTTTTGATAGAATGCATAAATGGAAAAGATTCCAAAGAGTTTTCAGTTTCCctgagaaaataaataatctaAAACGTCACTTTGTTTGATTCTCCCAACTCTTTCcacaatttttcatatgtcAATTATCATTCATGAGAAGGGAAATAATCAGATGGGTGATTAACTAGGTTGAATTTGTCGCAAACCAAATATGTAGATGCTGCAAGCACTTGAGCCACCATTGGTAGCAAGGCCTTCTTAGTTGCATTCTGAGTAAAAAATTATCCAGAGGGCAAGGTTTCTCCAACATTAAGAAGCATAGCACAGGACGATGATTAATCCTTAtatattttagtctttttgcATACAAGCGATAAGGAGGGGGGGTGTTTCTCACATACGCATGTACCATGGTGCCATGGGGGGTTCGAACCTGAGACCACTTTAGATTAATGGGATATGGTAGTGTTGATACTAAGAGTCTTCTGATTAAGTTGAAGAGATTTCATAGGGTTTCTTGATTTCTAACTTTGATCTGCATTTTGAATGTTCAAGGAATTTATGAATGTGATTTTAAAAAGGACAAATTAATGTCACATGAAGGGGAAATGTTATGTATAAATACATAAACCGAAACTATAACACTAGTTAATTATCTTGTAAAAACATTTCAACCAAAAGTTAAAATGTCACTGCTGAGTTAATTACCAGAAGAAGAAGTAAATGCTGGAAATGGAAAAAGGTGGGAGCATTATAGCCAGAATTATGAGTGGAGTTTGTGAGAACAACAACAGACAAAAGATGACTGGATGTACAAAAATACTTGAACCACCACTGATGTATACCTGAcacaataaaagaaataatgcAAGGTATAATTACTgattttaaaataagaaaatttaatttcaaagtgAGAATTTGCATTTCATCCACTATTATCAAACAAGTAACATCCTTCATGACAAGTATTTGGGAAATTGTTTGTACTTgaaatcaaatataaattgagtaAAAGAACCAGGCGTGATGACTAGTCCTTCCCATTAAAAGAATGATACTGCATTTGTCCATTTCATCCAACAGCAGCAAACAACCACATTTACCATATCAACTATCAATTATGCTAGCACTTTACCTCTGCAGATTATGATTGACAAGTGACAACCCATCTTCAACCACACTAACTACCACTTTAATTATCACTGCTGTAATTTTCAATAGTTGTAGTTTTGGATTACTTCAATCGGAACGCCAATGTAACAGTATCTCAAACTACTCACGCACTGCTATATAAAAAAGTTAGATCGCCAATGTAACAGTATCTCAAACTACTCACGCACTGCtatataaaaaagttaaaacgTATGATAGTGCATGATTAACTTAGGATGTCGACAACATCCCAGTGTAGGtaataagttatttttttggtttaaccATTGTAGGTAAGTTACTCTCGTAGTTTTGGCTGCCTTTGTGAGTTCAGATTGTTTGGTCGTGATAGCAATTTATTGCTGAGTAACTGGTAAATTGCAGAAGGAATCGCAGTTAATAACTTGCAATTCTTCTCATTCATTCTGAGATACTTCTCCAGCAAAACTGCCAAGACTGGTAGTTTTGAGAAGCATCTTTGAAGACTTAGGCAAAATTTTCCTAcatataaatttgattgattaattaacATTTCTTTACAGAGGCTAGAACTGATAAACTTCCCATAATGGGGTCTACACTGCAAGAGAACAAGGACCTGCTACCTATGATCAAAGAACTCTAACGCTATAACCACTGATCTAAGTTGAAAtaccctttcttttcttccctcCTGCTAGGTTAAACTGGAAGACCTTGAACCATTCATGAATGGTCCATATACAAAGAACGAATCTAACAGTGAACGATCTTATGATTGCAGCATCATTTATGGCTAGCTCGTCTTGGCAACCAAACCATCAATCCTCTTCTACATCTAACAGTAAAACATTACTCTCTTTACGTTCTCCTTCAAGGCTGGCAATGGCCGGACCCCAGTCTCTCCTGCAGCCCGTGTACCCTTGGCAGTATGACCAGTAGAGCCATTCTCCTGCATATCTGGCTCCATATAGAATCGAGCACGGAAAGCAGCCAAATGTGCATAATATGCCGGAGGTACTGCAAAAGGAGCCACAGAATTTGGTCAATCTAACTACAACTTTTAAAGCACATAGTTGAACTTTTTGCAGCTAGAATCCTAGTCTGTCATGGCTTTGCATTCTCTGGAGAAATGATTGCTCGCGAGCAAAAAATTATTCAGCAACATAATAAGGGCTTACCAACAGAGACGGAGCGCGTGCACCTTGCATATGTGTAACAAAGGTTGTTTGTCAATGACTGGATTCCATCAGCAGTAAAATTATTCTCATCCCAAAGAACATGGTAGTGAGCCGGACGACTTGTCCCCTGCCATATGAGGTAAATATTTATACATTCAACCTTCAAAGATTTTAAGAATATAACGAATAGCAAAAGAAACAATATGCAATTAATCTTTGTTTATAAGATAACTATATGGGTACAACCATATCTTATTAGAAATTAAGATATCATCATCATTCTCAAAAACCTCTCAAAAACCTTCCCCTAAACCCTAATCCCccagaaaaaagagaaagaacttTCCCAAGATAGGACTAAAAGTATTATAGAAAATTTAGGATCTATTAGAAATTCTATCCCCCAATCACTTGCTCTTTAGAAAGAACCTTCTAATGAGTTGTTGGGCTTGCCCATAGATCAAACTGTAGAATCTTATTCTCACCCATTGCATGCCTCACTTGATGGCAAAAGTGAATTTTTGAAACATGATTGTTTTAGACTTCATGGAAAATGGTTTCAGTGAGATACATTTATATGTTTGTAAAAAGATTAATACAATTTGGTACCTGAATACCAGCATGACTGCAGAGATAAAAATCAAACTCTGTCGGATGACAAATCTTAGTGTCAACCACAGTGcctgaaaacaataaaacaatGAACACATAGAACACGGAACTCTCAGTATCAGTACGAGTCAGTACAGCACGAGAGACAAAAGTTTCCATGATAATTGAACTTTACCAGGCAATATGTTCCCACTCTTGTCTATGCTGCTTCTGTCCCTATGGTTATTAGCAAATAATCGTGTGTGGTGCCGTTTTTGCACCACAATGAAAGTCACTGGCGGTTGATAGTTCGGTTCCAGCGAAGCACACGCCTGTATGGAGATTACTTATCAATGCAACAGAAATTTCCACTTTCATCTCCAATAATCTGATACTAGTGATAATCACTTCTCACCTTCCGGATTGCATCTAGCTCATAAAGTAAGACTTGATAAAATTGCCCTTCACTTACACCGTCCCTGCTCAGAATATTTGccattaaaataagaaaaaagcaCCACAAAATAAGGggaaaaaaggggaaaaacaGACGCATATATCTCACATCAGGAGTTGTCACAAAAGAAGCTAGATCAAGGGTAATCTGAGTGTTTGTTAACAACATGAAGTACCAATGTCAAATTAAGTCATGCATACACCGGCACTAGGTATACAAGACATTTACCTGTAAAATATAATCCTTAATGGCTTCTGCCCTGTTGCTTTCCTAAACGAAACCAGAAGATCCCTGGACAAAAGAGAATATGATATTGAGATAGAATATTAACACCTTCAAAAAAGAGTAAAATGCAACAACTTCCAGCATGGAGTTGCATTGTGTGCAAGCAGAAGATCCAAGGAACAAAATGGGTTTGCAAGAGTGGTGGGCAAGCCAAGGATGCTACAAgcaaatatgagggcaaaaaTGATGTAGACTAGATTGAGAGAAGAAGTGATTGTAGAGTTCTCATACCTGATCATGCCACCACTGACTGTGCCACGAACAGGGTCCTGCCATGTTTTATACAAATCTTGTATGAGTTCTTGTCTGTGAGCCTGAGCGCAAACTAATCCAGCATATTTGGTCACTTCAGGCCAGTCCTGGGAAGCTACTACCTGCATAAGTACAAACATCCATTAGCAACAAAGGTTTCAGCATATATTGCAGAAAGAAGTTCCAGGTAGTAAAGGCCTTTACAGCAGCAATTGAGGGGCTGGAATCTTCTCCATTCTCAGGGTGAGTCACATCTGCTCCAAAGATTATGGTTGGTATATCACTGACTAAAGGTATCCTGCAGCTTATAGCATCCAAAAGAACAGTATTTCTGCCGCCCATCTGCACAATGGATGGATCTAAAACGCATCAGGATTCAGTCATTATAGGGacaaaaatgataatttccgttcgaaataaatagaaaaggtTTACAATGACTCCACAAGAGGCAATTATGTTTAccatatatatgaaataagaaaatataaataacgAAACAGGATGCTGTAATTCTCAAACTAGTGACTTTGTCTCAAGTCATGCCATAAAAATCAGCTCATTCATGCTTAATGGAGTCGCACATTGTCTAGGAATTTTTCACGTGTAAACTGATTGTTGTCAAATCACCTCTCATGGTTAATACATGATAGAGTgaaatgaatttgaaattttgtagCATCATGTATTCATTATATTGTGAAATTGAACAAACCTTCACATTTATCTTCAGGGACACATTAGCCAAGTACTGTTTGCTGATCTTGAAAACATGCTTTGTGAGACAGCATTGTGATATTAAACCAAGATCTGTTTCGCATATTCGCTTGATATCACCTAAAATAGCAGAATCATGTTACATTAAATATGCAATTCCAGATCTAATCTTAAGTTTAAAGGTCACCTTTGAGCATATCAAGCCAAAGGTTAATAAACTATCTTAAGTGAAAGCACCGGCATATATGGCATACCGTACAGGGACCCGTTGTTGTCAGGCAAAATGGCTAGTAGGAGCTCTAAATCTTTTCCTTTAGTTTTGTTCATGGATGCATGATAAACATGCTTCAAAGCTTTCTCTACTTGCTCAGGCCTGGCATTGTAGATTGGAATTACAGGTTCTGGATTAAATtcctacaaaacaaaaaacatatttataaCCCAAATGTTTGATCTAAAAGCATGCAGATAtgacaaaatagaaaacacttgcattaagaaaaaagaaaaataccatTCCAGATACTTGACACATTTGAGCAAGTTCATTACAAAACCCACGTGCGACACTCTCTTGCACACTCCGTGAAAAATTAATACAAGCCCACCGACTGACAGTCATTCCATTAATCATTTTCTGcatcaaaccaaaaaatcaGTAGTAGGAATCATGTAAGGAAGAGATTATGACTGATAAAACCGTACAATCCCTGAAAAGATACTGGAGgaaattat
The window above is part of the Prunus dulcis chromosome 1, ALMONDv2, whole genome shotgun sequence genome. Proteins encoded here:
- the LOC117626253 gene encoding protein argonaute 10 isoform X2, producing the protein MAELVRLYKESDLGMRLPAYDGRKSLYTAGELPFAWKEFNIKLVDEPDGINGRKRERDYKVVIKFVARANMHHLGQFLAGKCADAPQEALQILDIVLRELSNKRYCPIGRSFFSPDIRTPQRLGEGLESWCGFYQSIRPTQMGLSLNIDMASAAFIEPLPVIEFVAQLLGKDVLSRTLSDSDRVKIKKALRGVKVEVTHRGSVRRKYRVSGLTSQPTRELVFPVDENLTMKSVIEYFQEMYGFTIQQGHLPCLQVGNQKKANYLPMEACKIVEGQRYTKRLNEKQITALLKVTCQRPRDRENDILQTVQHNAYDQDPYAKEFGIKISEKLASVEARILPAPWLKYHETGKEKNCLPQVGQWNMMNKKMINGMTVSRWACINFSRSVQESVARGFCNELAQMCQVSGMEFNPEPVIPIYNARPEQVEKALKHVYHASMNKTKGKDLELLLAILPDNNGSLYGDIKRICETDLGLISQCCLTKHVFKISKQYLANVSLKINVKMGGRNTVLLDAISCRIPLVSDIPTIIFGADVTHPENGEDSSPSIAAVVASQDWPEVTKYAGLVCAQAHRQELIQDLYKTWQDPVRGTVSGGMIRDLLVSFRKATGQKPLRIIFYRDGVSEGQFYQVLLYELDAIRKACASLEPNYQPPVTFIVVQKRHHTRLFANNHRDRSSIDKSGNILPGTVVDTKICHPTEFDFYLCSHAGIQGTSRPAHYHVLWDENNFTADGIQSLTNNLCYTYARCTRSVSVVPPAYYAHLAAFRARFYMEPDMQENGSTGHTAKGTRAAGETGVRPLPALKENVKRVMFYC